Proteins encoded by one window of Marinobacter bohaiensis:
- the ribD gene encoding bifunctional diaminohydroxyphosphoribosylaminopyrimidine deaminase/5-amino-6-(5-phosphoribosylamino)uracil reductase RibD, whose amino-acid sequence MMARAIRLAWKGRYSTHPNPRVGCVIARDGQVVGEGCHERAGEPHAEVYALQAAGDAARGATAYVTLEPCSHHGRTPPCADALATAGVARVVVAMTDPNPAVAGRGLQRLRQAGIEVVEGVLADAAESLNPGYLQRMRRQRPFIRVKVAASLDGRTAMASGESQWVTGAAARRDVQRLRAMSGAIVTGVGTVLADDPSLTVRPDDMGALGDAVAPGAQPRRVILDPSLKTPPGARILSTGEVWILCDPAQLDSDRAEALSAAGARLHGLPVEDSGMALSALSGWLAGEGVNDVLVEAGPRLAGSFVAGGLVDEFWLYQAPVFLGSEGRPTVTLPIDRMADRKHWRVLDRRQVGDDQRLILVPDTASA is encoded by the coding sequence ATGATGGCGCGGGCCATCCGCCTGGCCTGGAAAGGCCGTTATTCGACCCACCCTAATCCCCGTGTCGGTTGCGTTATTGCCCGTGACGGCCAGGTGGTTGGGGAAGGCTGTCACGAACGGGCCGGTGAGCCCCATGCCGAAGTGTATGCCTTGCAGGCGGCTGGCGATGCGGCGCGGGGCGCGACCGCTTACGTCACCCTGGAGCCCTGCAGCCACCACGGCCGCACACCGCCCTGCGCCGACGCACTGGCGACCGCAGGGGTCGCCCGGGTGGTGGTGGCCATGACCGATCCCAACCCGGCCGTGGCGGGGCGAGGGCTGCAGCGCCTGCGCCAGGCCGGCATTGAGGTTGTCGAAGGTGTGCTGGCCGACGCCGCCGAATCGCTGAACCCGGGATACCTGCAGCGCATGCGCCGGCAGCGACCGTTCATCCGGGTCAAGGTGGCCGCCAGCCTGGATGGCCGCACGGCCATGGCCTCCGGTGAAAGCCAGTGGGTCACCGGGGCGGCGGCGCGACGCGACGTCCAGCGCCTGCGGGCGATGAGTGGGGCCATTGTTACCGGCGTGGGAACGGTGCTGGCGGACGATCCCTCGCTGACCGTGCGCCCGGACGACATGGGGGCGCTGGGCGACGCAGTGGCACCGGGCGCGCAGCCCCGACGGGTGATCCTGGACCCGTCCCTGAAGACGCCGCCGGGAGCCCGGATCCTGAGCACCGGCGAGGTCTGGATTCTGTGCGATCCGGCGCAGCTCGACAGCGACCGTGCCGAAGCCCTGTCCGCCGCCGGTGCACGCCTGCACGGATTGCCCGTCGAAGACAGCGGCATGGCGTTGTCGGCGCTGAGTGGATGGCTGGCCGGAGAAGGCGTGAACGACGTGCTGGTGGAAGCCGGCCCCCGGCTTGCCGGCAGTTTCGTGGCCGGAGGCCTGGTGGACGAGTTCTGGCTGTATCAGGCGCCGGTGTTCCTTGGCAGTGAGGGGCGGCCTACCGTGACCCTGCCCATCGACCGGATGGCGGACCGGAAGCACTGGCGCGTACTCGATCGCCGTCAGGTTGGCGACGACCAGCGGCTTATACTGGTACCGGATACAGCGTCCGCCTGA
- the nrdR gene encoding transcriptional regulator NrdR codes for MHCPFCGEADTKVIDSRLVADGDQVRRRRECLSCKERFTTFESAELVLPRVVKQDGTRQPFDEDKLRSGIMKALEKRPVSIEEIEASLNRIKFRLRSRGEREVKSMELGEEVMTELRQLDQVAFVRFASVYRSFQDINEFKEEIERLTVHMGDNADPVDVAKALTAPSKSKD; via the coding sequence ATGCATTGTCCTTTTTGCGGTGAGGCAGATACCAAGGTGATCGACTCGCGACTGGTGGCCGATGGCGACCAGGTGCGGCGGCGCCGTGAGTGCCTGTCGTGCAAGGAACGCTTCACCACCTTCGAGTCGGCGGAACTGGTGTTGCCGCGGGTCGTCAAGCAGGACGGCACCCGGCAACCCTTCGACGAGGACAAATTGCGCTCGGGCATCATGAAGGCGCTGGAAAAGCGTCCGGTCAGCATCGAGGAAATCGAGGCGTCGCTGAACCGGATCAAGTTCCGGCTGCGTTCCCGCGGCGAGCGGGAAGTGAAGTCCATGGAGCTGGGCGAGGAAGTGATGACCGAGCTGCGCCAGCTCGACCAGGTGGCCTTTGTGCGCTTTGCGTCGGTCTACCGCAGTTTTCAGGACATCAACGAATTCAAGGAAGAGATCGAGCGCCTGACCGTGCACATGGGCGACAACGCCGACCCGGTGGATGTGGCCAAGGCCCTGACCGCGCCGTCGAAATCCAAGGACTGA
- the glyA gene encoding serine hydroxymethyltransferase, translated as MFNREMKIAGFDDDVWSAIQAENQRQEEHIELIASENYTSPRVMEAQGSVLTNKYAEGYPGKRYYGGCEHVDVVENLAIERAKELFGAAYANVQPHSGSQANSAVYMALVKPGDTVLGMSLAHGGHLTHGASVNFSGKIYKAVQYGLNPETGLIDYDEVERLAVEHKPKMIVAGFSAYSQHLDFARFREIADKVGAYLFVDMAHVAGLVAAGVYPDPMPHAHVVATTTHKTLRGPRGGLILACADEDIQKKLNSAVFPGGQGGPLMHVIAGKAVCFKEAMSAEFRSYQQQVIKNAQAMASVFVDRGYEVVSGGTQNHLFLLSLIKQDITGKDADAALGKAFITVNKNAVPNDPRSPFVTSGLRIGTPAVTTRGFGEGECRDLAAWICDILDDLENEETISRVRSQVKALCERFPVYAG; from the coding sequence ATGTTTAATCGTGAAATGAAAATCGCCGGCTTCGACGATGATGTCTGGAGTGCCATCCAGGCCGAGAACCAGCGCCAGGAAGAGCACATCGAACTGATTGCTTCGGAGAACTACACCAGCCCGCGAGTCATGGAAGCGCAGGGTAGTGTGCTGACCAACAAATACGCCGAGGGCTACCCCGGCAAGCGCTACTACGGCGGCTGCGAGCACGTCGATGTGGTCGAGAATCTGGCCATCGAGCGCGCCAAGGAACTGTTCGGCGCCGCTTACGCCAACGTCCAGCCGCACTCCGGTTCCCAGGCCAACAGCGCCGTCTACATGGCGCTGGTCAAGCCGGGCGACACCGTGCTGGGTATGAGCCTGGCCCACGGAGGTCACCTGACCCACGGTGCCTCCGTCAACTTCTCCGGCAAGATCTACAAGGCGGTCCAGTATGGCCTGAACCCGGAAACCGGCCTGATCGACTACGATGAAGTGGAGCGCCTGGCGGTCGAGCACAAGCCGAAGATGATCGTTGCCGGCTTCTCCGCCTACTCCCAGCACCTGGATTTCGCCCGTTTCCGCGAAATCGCCGACAAGGTCGGTGCCTACCTGTTCGTGGACATGGCCCACGTCGCTGGTCTGGTGGCCGCCGGCGTCTATCCTGACCCGATGCCCCACGCCCACGTAGTGGCGACCACCACCCACAAGACCCTGCGCGGTCCGCGTGGAGGCCTGATCCTGGCGTGCGCCGACGAAGACATCCAGAAGAAGCTGAACTCCGCCGTATTCCCGGGCGGCCAGGGCGGCCCGCTGATGCACGTCATCGCCGGCAAGGCGGTGTGCTTCAAGGAAGCCATGAGCGCCGAATTCCGCAGCTACCAGCAGCAGGTCATCAAGAACGCCCAGGCCATGGCCAGCGTGTTCGTTGATCGCGGCTACGAGGTGGTGTCTGGCGGTACCCAGAACCATCTGTTCCTGCTCAGCCTGATCAAGCAGGACATCACCGGCAAGGATGCGGACGCGGCGCTGGGCAAGGCGTTCATCACCGTCAACAAGAACGCGGTCCCGAATGACCCGCGCTCGCCGTTTGTCACCTCCGGTCTGCGTATCGGTACCCCGGCGGTCACCACCCGTGGTTTCGGCGAAGGCGAGTGTCGCGACCTGGCGGCCTGGATCTGCGATATTCTCGACGATCTGGAAAACGAGGAAACCATCAGCCGCGTACGCAGCCAGGTCAAGGCGCTGTGCGAGCGTTTCCCGGTCTACGCCGGCTGA
- the ettA gene encoding energy-dependent translational throttle protein EttA: protein MAQYVYTMNRVGKVVPPKREILKDISLSFFPGAKIGVLGLNGAGKSTLLRIMAGIDNDYIGEARPQPGINVGYLPQEPELDDSKTVKEIVDEAVSGIHDALAELDQVYAAYAEPDADFDALAKKQGELESFIQAADGHDIERKLEVAADALRLPAWDAKVVNLSGGERRRVALCRLLLSGPDMLLLDEPTNHLDAESVAWLERFLHDFSGTVVAITHDRYFLDNVAGWILELDRGQGIPFEGNYSQWLEAKEKRLEQEAKQEAARQKTIKHELEWVRSNAKGRQSKSKARLARFEEMSSQDFQKRNETNELYIPPGPRLGDKVIEVEGVSKAFEGRLLYENLDFRVPPGAIVGIIGGNGAGKSTLFRMLNGTEQPDSGTITVGETVELSYVDQMRDLDGDKTVWEELSDGQDIIQVGNYQTPSRAYVGRFNFKGGDQQKRVGDLSGGERNRLHLAKLLKQGGNVLLLDEPTNDLDVETLRALEEALLNFPGAALVISHDRWFLDRVATHILAFEGDSEAVFFEGNFTEYDEDHKQRKGDSAMVPQRMKYKKLA, encoded by the coding sequence ATGGCTCAATACGTCTATACCATGAATCGCGTGGGCAAAGTGGTTCCGCCCAAACGCGAAATCCTCAAGGATATTTCCCTGAGCTTCTTCCCCGGCGCCAAGATCGGCGTACTGGGTCTCAACGGCGCCGGTAAGTCGACGCTGCTGCGCATCATGGCCGGCATCGACAACGATTACATCGGTGAAGCGCGCCCGCAGCCAGGCATCAACGTTGGCTACCTGCCCCAGGAACCGGAACTGGACGACAGCAAAACGGTGAAGGAAATCGTCGACGAAGCCGTATCCGGTATCCACGATGCCCTGGCCGAGCTGGATCAGGTCTACGCCGCCTACGCCGAGCCGGACGCCGACTTCGACGCGCTGGCCAAGAAACAGGGCGAGCTGGAAAGTTTCATCCAGGCCGCCGACGGTCACGACATCGAGCGCAAGCTGGAAGTCGCCGCCGACGCCCTGCGCCTGCCGGCGTGGGACGCCAAGGTGGTCAACCTGTCCGGTGGTGAACGCCGCCGTGTCGCCCTGTGCCGCCTGCTGCTGTCCGGCCCGGACATGCTGCTGCTGGACGAGCCCACCAACCACCTGGACGCCGAATCCGTGGCCTGGCTGGAGCGCTTCCTGCACGACTTCAGCGGCACCGTGGTCGCCATCACCCACGACCGCTACTTCCTCGACAACGTCGCCGGCTGGATCCTGGAACTGGACCGCGGCCAGGGCATTCCCTTCGAAGGCAACTACAGTCAGTGGCTGGAAGCCAAGGAGAAACGCCTGGAGCAGGAAGCCAAGCAGGAAGCCGCGCGCCAGAAGACCATCAAGCACGAGCTGGAATGGGTGCGCAGCAACGCCAAGGGCCGCCAGTCCAAGAGCAAGGCCCGTCTGGCCCGCTTCGAGGAAATGAGCTCCCAGGATTTCCAGAAGCGCAACGAAACCAACGAGCTGTACATTCCGCCCGGTCCGCGCCTGGGCGACAAGGTGATCGAGGTGGAAGGCGTGAGCAAGGCCTTCGAAGGTCGCCTGCTCTACGAAAACCTCGACTTCCGCGTACCGCCGGGGGCCATCGTCGGTATCATCGGTGGTAACGGGGCCGGTAAGTCCACCCTGTTCCGCATGCTCAACGGCACCGAGCAGCCGGATTCCGGCACCATCACCGTGGGCGAGACCGTCGAGCTGTCCTACGTCGACCAGATGCGCGACCTGGACGGCGACAAGACCGTCTGGGAAGAGCTGAGCGACGGCCAGGACATCATCCAGGTGGGCAACTACCAGACGCCGTCCCGCGCCTACGTCGGCCGCTTCAACTTCAAGGGTGGCGACCAGCAGAAGCGCGTCGGCGACCTGTCCGGCGGTGAGCGCAACCGCCTGCACCTGGCCAAGCTGCTCAAGCAGGGCGGCAACGTCCTGCTGCTGGACGAACCGACCAACGACCTGGACGTGGAAACCCTGCGGGCACTGGAAGAGGCGCTGCTCAACTTCCCGGGCGCGGCGCTGGTGATCTCGCACGACCGCTGGTTCCTCGACCGTGTGGCCACTCACATCCTCGCCTTCGAGGGTGACAGTGAAGCCGTCTTCTTCGAAGGCAACTTCACCGAGTACGACGAGGACCACAAACAGCGCAAGGGCGATTCCGCCATGGTGCCCCAGCGCATGAAGTACAAGAAGCTGGCGTAA